The Agelaius phoeniceus isolate bAgePho1 chromosome 2, bAgePho1.hap1, whole genome shotgun sequence region TCCTATCTCTCACCTAGACCTTAGACAGTGTTACTAGTTTATTTTAATGAGAATTTTCTGTAATCATGTGCACTTTTGTGTCAGTTTTATGCATTTTAAGTTCTGATTGCATCCAGGTGGTTCTTTTCCATATTGTGCAAAACAGCTGATACTCCTCTGTAGCCAGAGACAAGAAGGAATGAGAAATGTGAAGATGGAGTTTGATTCCAAGCTGTGtaacatctggccttgtttgatttttgttttccctcatCAGGACAGTTGCAAAGACTTATCCTCAGTCTCCTAAAAACACCAAACAATATCCAGCTTCTCCTGTGAAGCATCGTGCCACTTCCAACAGCAGCCAGGAAACACCTAAAAAGAAAGCAgacaaggagaaagaaaatgtcaGTCACCTGAAGTCCCCAGGAACACGCACTGATGACGTGGGCCAGGTGGCTCCTGAGAAGCATGTGCCTTCTGCTGGAAAGGCTGAGAACAGTGAAGGTGAGCCTTGCTGAAAGATGTTAGTGCAAGGTATGATGGTCCTTGAGAGTTTTAAATGATGATGAGCTGTTCTTTTCATGAGGCTACTCAGTCACAGGCTTCTGAGAGTGTGTAAAGATACCTACTGGAACCTGTGAATACACAGTTTTCACTAATGTACCAAAAGCCAAATGTACCAATTGTTAATGAAGATGTGAAAATGCTGACATCCAGGGATGCCCTTATCTATTCCATCTTCTTTCTGctgaaaatgctgaaatgtGCTTTTAAAAAGGTGTCTCACCACTCTGAACCAGGCCCATTTCAGCCTCTGTATGAACCTGGAATTGCTGGGCACTCTCTTTGTTCCCTGCCTGACTTTCCATCCTTGGTTGTCTTCTCCTAGGGAAGATCACAGCAGGAACAAGTGATGCAGAAGAAGCTGCAAAAATTCTAGCTGAGAAAAGACGACAGGCCCGCCTGCAAAAAGAACAagaggaaagggagaaacaggaaagagaagaacGAGAAAGGTCTCTGTGTTGCTTTGTGAAACTTATAACCTAGTAATTTAATCTGTATCACTGAAGATGCTTGAAACTGTGGTAGTTTTGGAATCAAACAGGAGTTTATATGTATTtgttaatttctttaatttcagaCTCATTTCACTAGTGTCTTTTACAGTCTCCGTGATTAGTgaagttaaaaaataataatttggcCTCTTCAAGAACCCTGAATAAATTATTACTTTTCCAAATACTTCAGGCACGTCCATGCTGAAGTGGACTGCAGTGTGCAGTAACTTCAGCATGGACATGTCTGAAGTATTTTAcactgtaaaaaaatattttaggtgGCTTTAAATGAGCTAGATCACGTAGCAGAAATGGTCTTGCAGCAGCGGGATATGCATTAAATGGCACAGCTTGAATCATTCATAATTAACCTGAAGCTCCTCTTCCTACCCAACTCTGCTGCAGGCATTGAGGGCTGAGTGTGGGCAGGATGAAGGTTGCTGTCTGAGCAGTGAAGTTCTGGCTCTGTTCTGGGAACAGGCTTTTTGGTGGTTCTCCACATGGGATGCTGTCTGCAAGTGTCAGCAAACCATGCACTTCCTTCAACCCTCTAATAGTAAATCACTCATTCTGCTTGTCTAGAAAAACCAGCTTTGGGTTTTCTTACTACAGACATGGTGGACAGGATTGAAGCGTGGAATAGAACTCTCCAGCTAGTTAAAGTTAGAAATGGGTATGTTTATTGACAGTGCCAGACATGGGGAGTCATCTCCCAGAGATGTGGGAGATTCCCAAAGAATTACAGGCTCCAGCTCTCTATTTATCTAAAAAGTCTTACATATTCATATAATTCCCAAAATGCCTAATACATATCCATTACCTAACCTCCCCACCACCCTTcatattaaaatgtatttataacTGAGTCCAAGGTTCCTTCATGCTTGTGCAGTCTTTTGCTTCAAATGGGTCGGTGGGTTTTGAAATAAGTCGTGGTCTTCTGAGGTCAAAGTGACCTTTTACTTTTCCTTGTTGGCAGGTTTCGGACCCCTTGGCTATAGCTCAGGTTTTGGGGCCCAGGTGCAGGCTCTGGTCCTCTTCTTTTTCACAATTAAATCTGCATCCCATCCTGCTTCTTTAAACATAGTAAAGATAGGCAGGTGATATATCTGATGTATACTCTAGCCTTAACTACCTTATCTCCTAATAATTAACTCTCCCTTATTATTTCTACTCTTTGTGCTATACTCTTAATTGTTTCTATCCCCCTAACTAAATTTAGTTAAACTTTTAACTCTTTCAGTTTCTTTAAACCCTTGATTCAGGGTGGGAGTGGAATGACCAGCTTCTGCCATTTTGGCCCTGATAGGATGATAAGAATGATCACTTACAAAACAATCCTTAAGGAGCATGATATCCCTCAGTGGGCCAGGGAACAACACAGGTGATATTTAGACTGACTCATTCCAGTATTCCACTGTGTTTTGTGGAAGTTGCTGCTACTCATCCCATCTGTTTATCTTCAGATGAAGCAAAGGATAAAAGTACTTGCTTGTTTATAGATACCAACATTCTGGGTACCAAGTATAGGGGAAGAAGGGTTGTCTTTGTTCTTGAAACTTGATTTTATTACTGACACTCTAATTGAAATTAGAACAGGAATGTTTTCTTTGATCACacatgtttttttttcaatggaAATTATAACTTCTATGAAATACTTTAGGCATTTAAAGTAAGATTGGAGTAAAACCTTGATAGCAACCTGAATTCTGAGCATGTGCTCAATGTCTTTGCTGTATGCTGGcatctttcatgaaaatatGTGCTGATGCATGTGTTACCAGTTACTGATGTACATTCAATAGGATTCATGCTAAACAAGATGAAGCCTTTTAAACCTTACGTTACATTTTTTGCAGGCTTGAaagagaagaacagaaaagaaaggcagaagaagaaagactTCGTCTGGAAGAAGAAGCTCgcaagaaggaggaggaaagaaaacGTGAAGAAGAGGCAGCCagaaaaaaggcagaagaggAAGCCAGGAGAAGAGCTGAGGAAGAACAAATgctaaaagaaaagcaagaaaaagagcTCCAAGCCAAACTTGAGAAACAGGTATGATCTCAAACAGAAATGTGACATTTTTATACATGTAAAAAAGTTCTTCTTAATATTTAGTAGTCTGCCTGAAATAAATAATGGCCCTAACATATTTTACGCATTTTAATTAGAGGGAAGCAGAAATCAAAGCCCGTGAGGCAGCTGAACAGCTCCGTCTTGAAAGGGAACAAATCATGCAGCAAATTGAGCAAGAAAGGCTGGAGCGGAAGAAGGTGAGGATTTGCATCTCAGgataattatttcatttcttgTTTAAATACATAACCTAGGAAGCACCTAGTAGTATCTAATAACAATAATCTGGAGGGGTTAGAGGTGAATGGTTATGGCAAACGCAGTATTTGTTACTTGCCTGTTAGGGGAACATGGACATAAAAATTTGTAACAAAGTGGAATTGCCTGAGGCAGATGACTTTCTCCTAGGCACTGAGCAACACAGACCCAGCCTCTACCTGAAAGTTAAATGCCTGAGACAAACAAGGAATGGCATGCCAAGGCAAATGTCAATTGCTGTCCAACCCAGGACATCACTAACTACTGAGAAACATGAGTGACTTTGTTTAAAACTTGCTCAACAAAAGCTCTGTGTCATTAATTGAGAAAGTTTGTGATTAACAAACAGCTTTTCCCCCACCTGGCTGTCTCTGGTTGCATTATGCAGAGGAACAGGATTGTCTGGCCACTGCTGCACACGGAAATGGCTGAAGCTGCATAAATTAGCTTTGTTTACAGCTGTGTGGCAGAAAGAGAACAGCTGCAGAACCCCTGTCTGATTACAAACAGTCATCTATCCATACATGTTATTCCAATATGTTTTAAACTGTTCACCACTGAACTGGAGGCATGTTACAGTTGCAGATTAGAATATCAAACCAAAGTGTTTTACATCTCAAATAACATTTCCTTTTTAatgaagaaagaaggaaaacaaaagtatTTTAGGATAGTGCCTTACACATTTCTAGCAAGAATAACTTCAGGTATTTTGTTCTTCTATTCCAAAAAGGCTAACTATTTTTAAAGGCACTGTTAGGAAATAGTTGGAAAAGCAACTAGATTAAAATAACTACTGTTGGTTTTAAACAAATGTCTTGTTCCAGAACTGAGCATAACTCATAGCTGCAAACACCTGGTATTAAAATACTTGTTTCTAAAGTGCACCAGCTGAGAAAGTCATGCTCTTTAAGATCTGATAGGTTAAAGCCAGCTGCAAGATGTTTTCtctatttaattttctttatttttcacatttgtTCTCCCTTTTCCAAGACAGGCAGAGAGGATGTCCTGACAGTAAAGAAAAggttctttgtctttttttccccatttctcttgTGTTACATATTCTGTCTGCCATCTCATCctgaaatttattttgatttatagAGAATAGATGAAATTATGAAGAGAACAAGGAAGAGTGAAACCCCAGAAATAAAGGTATGAAACAAATAAAGGTAGGAAATAAAGTATGTGGTTGcagattttcttttattatcaTATGTGGAAATCAAATTCTAGGGTAGTTCTATGTTAGTAAGTGTATTTAGGTACACTCTAGACCCAAATTTCAAACTGAGAATAACTGTTGCTGTGTCACAGCCACTGCTCCAGAGACACAGCTTTTATGCAGCCTTTGCAGGTAGGATAATTGTCCTCCTCACTGCCTAGCAAGGGGCAACAGCTCATTCCTGCCTGTTGGAGCTGCAATGTTTGCTGCTGTTGATGTGTCTTCCCGCTTTGTACCAGGCAGTGATTATTTTACTGAGCTCTCTTTGTTACCCCTGTCAGGAATGTGGGAATGAAAAGAAGGCAGTTGTGTCCAGCTAAGGAGTGCCAATCAGGTTTTCATTTCTAATCTATCACCAAAGGGGTATTGGGGACAGACAAAGGTGGTACAGAGACTCCATCATCAGAGGGCATCAAAAAGCACTTTAATATTAGAAATTCACAGTTCTTATAGAAACAGTGGTGGGCCTAAGACCTGGTTGGCCTTTAGGAATTTTCTCTCACCTATTGATCAAGAAGGGACAACTCTTTCTTGTAAACATCTTTGACAAACAGAGATTGCCTGCCAGGTGCAGAGATTGagataattgttttaattctttctctgagctttctcacagcttcccaggaaaatcatGGAAGAGctttgtctctctctgttcagaggatatGTGGTTACCACACTAATCTACTAAGGAAATTGTTCAGTTACTTTCagagaatgttttcttttttaattaaaaaaaaaaatgctatgCCTAactaaaaagggaaaaaaagtcctgTCTTGCTGTTGATGGTCTTTGTCACCCTGTGGCCCTGGGCAGTCTTACAAGTTTTGAGTCCAATCAATTCCATGAAGGTTACAGTCCTCCCTCTGATACAGCCGAGTCATTATTTGATTTCAGAAGGAAGAGCCAAAACTGGAGATCCCATCAACTTTGAATGTGGAAAAGCAACCAAAGGCCCTTGTTCTCAACCAGCCAGGTAAAAATTGCCATATTTTTCTGACCTATTTTTACAATTGAAtctcttcagatttttttgaTCTGAGGCAGAGCACTGTGTATTATTATAAGTTCTTTGCTTTCATCTCAGAAAGAACAGCTGCATTTGCATCAGTGACAAATGTTAGAGACAGCTTTACTTTGCCACTTAAGCAAAAGCAGAATAAAGTTTCTCCTCCATTTTAGTACCTGATGTAGCATTTTTTGTAAATGAAAAGTTCTAATCTGccagttttggtttttggtttgattGCTGCAACCTACCTTCAAATTTTGTAGATGGAAAATTTTTGCACACAACCAAGCTTTTTATAGTATGACTCTAAATCTAGCATTTAATTTCActtcataaaaaaaaacccatatgcTTTTAAAggattattaaataaaatatgtcTGACATTATCTATATTTTGCTTACTTCTCCAGGCTAAGGTTTTTACTACATGAcataaaagacagaacattcTCTTCCTGTTTCCTCAAATTTAGAAGATGTAGCATAAAGAGCAGTTTTGGAGTGGAATAGAGGAATGACAGTACAGTATGATGAGTCATGGATTAAACTGAGTCTACTGCATTGTCAGTCTTCCTTTCTACTCAATCTGTAACTTAAAACTATTTAAACAACAAAGTTTCTACTGTCATAATTCTAACTTTCTTTTACAGAGATCAATGGATTGGCTACctgcctgaaaaataaaagtttagaAAGTGCTGCTTCTGTAATCCCTTCCCAAGATGTAGTTGCTAATGGACTGAAGTCAGTTTCAGGACTTATTCAGCTGGAAGCTGTTGATGGGAAATCTAACAGCATGGAGGATTCAACAGATGAGGTTCAGTCCATGGATGTGAGGTACAGACTGGATCTACCTACAGGGTTGTGGGATTAATGTAGGACAcaggattttgggttttgtttgttagCACTTGACTACTTTGCTTCTCACATCTCCCCATGGTGGCAGCTGGGTGTGCTCTGCCTGTGTTCTGCTCCTGCCAGGATGCTCCTGGGTGTTTGGCACAAGAGCCACAAAACCTCATCTCACTCTCACATATTTGGGGGAGGGAGCTCTGAAATCCCTCCACAGTCCTTACTTAGGGATTCCATGCAAGTTTGCCCAAACCTTTCAGACAGTTTTGTGAAAGCAGCTACTGTAGATACTGTTCTGATGTcactattttttaatttggctGCATAGCTGTGATTCATTAGCATTTCTGCCTCCATACaaacagaataaagaaaataatggatTTAGAAT contains the following coding sequences:
- the MAP7D2 gene encoding MAP7 domain-containing protein 2 isoform X2: MMRRSLERSQQLEQKQKRWSWGGALAAGSGGRDGESENTPPPVLGLAANTLPPDPVTSTAPADSFNACDKLSASTMNLPKQMESPISKRLSSSTAAITHSPDRVFHICPRVAPASPLKSPYKPSPTRSTDRKKATSPSTANAMKGAPAAEVTQTEKIKKEKRPATPGSSSGMGSPLRRSDSPAAMSRRSASPATPKTVAKTYPQSPKNTKQYPASPVKHRATSNSSQETPKKKADKEKENVSHLKSPGTRTDDVGQVAPEKHVPSAGKAENSEGKITAGTSDAEEAAKILAEKRRQARLQKEQEEREKQEREERERLEREEQKRKAEEERLRLEEEARKKEEERKREEEAARKKAEEEARRRAEEEQMLKEKQEKELQAKLEKQREAEIKAREAAEQLRLEREQIMQQIEQERLERKKRIDEIMKRTRKSETPEIKKEEPKLEIPSTLNVEKQPKALVLNQPEINGLATCLKNKSLESAASVIPSQDVVANGLKSVSGLIQLEAVDGKSNSMEDSTDEVQSMDVSPVSKEELISIPEYSPMNELMPGVSLDQNGTSNAKALEDLLDFTGQATYSKMSSDTLSLDDCNKNLIEGFNSPGQENTLNSIC